One Belonocnema kinseyi isolate 2016_QV_RU_SX_M_011 chromosome 6, B_treatae_v1, whole genome shotgun sequence genomic region harbors:
- the LOC117174527 gene encoding uncharacterized protein LOC117174527 — protein MKCVVCCLLTFCAFRIVFTMDEVKEKIPLEKSNPILYKTVTRIADIYREIISDVNLVVGGTIYKEQIIEQCWLTNTYNQVNQNYNAYVYKCNMCHKKAAKKLFFKSTKKCCIKEIAELENMRKIVKANLEKCKAHYIKQAQAATGTGPTGAVRINK, from the exons ATGAAGTGTGTGGTCTGCTGCTTATTGACTTTCTGTGCCTTCCGA ATTGTCTTCACAATGGACGAGGTGAAAGAGAAAATTCCACTGGAAAAGTCCAatccaattttatacaaaactgtGACTAGGATAGCTGACATTTACCGTGAGATAATCTCTGATGTTAAT CTTGTAGTTGGAGGTACGATTTATAAGGAGCAAATAATAGAGCAATGTTGGTTAACTAATACATACAACCAAGTCAATCAAAATTATAATGCCTATGTTTACAAATGCAATATGTGTCATAAGAAAGCTGCtaagaaattgtttttcaag TCTACGAAAAAGTGCTGTATTAAAGAGATTGCTGAATtagaaaatatgagaaaaatagTTAAAGCTAATTTGGAGAAATGCAAGGCACATTACATTAAACAGGCACAGGCGGCTACAGGAACAGGGCCTACAGGAGCAGTAAGAATCAATAAATAA